One window from the genome of Pelosinus sp. IPA-1 encodes:
- a CDS encoding ABC transporter ATP-binding protein — protein MSILLSEVTKVYKLGGETVHALAGLTLSISPGEFTAIMGPSGSGKSTLMNILGCLDRPNSGSYMLDGQEVATLNDDQLAITRNKKIGFVFQSFNLLPRMSTLENVALPMVYAGVEKKARLARAREVLTMVGLEERMNHQPNELSGGQRQRVAIARALVNDPTIIMADEPTGNLDTKSGDEVMAIFSELNSHGRTIILVTHEPEIADYAGRVVHVRDGLIERDEWKVR, from the coding sequence TTGTCAATCTTACTATCTGAAGTCACGAAAGTGTACAAGCTAGGTGGCGAAACCGTGCATGCCCTTGCGGGACTAACACTGAGTATCAGTCCAGGCGAATTTACCGCTATTATGGGACCTTCTGGTTCCGGTAAATCCACGTTGATGAATATACTAGGCTGCCTTGATCGGCCAAACAGCGGCTCTTATATGCTAGATGGTCAAGAGGTAGCTACCTTAAATGATGACCAACTGGCCATTACAAGGAATAAAAAAATAGGTTTTGTCTTTCAAAGCTTTAATTTGTTACCAAGAATGTCTACATTAGAAAATGTGGCACTACCTATGGTGTATGCTGGGGTAGAAAAAAAGGCTCGTCTAGCACGAGCAAGAGAAGTCTTAACAATGGTTGGACTAGAAGAGCGGATGAATCATCAACCAAATGAACTTTCTGGTGGGCAGCGGCAACGGGTTGCCATTGCGCGGGCACTAGTAAATGATCCAACTATTATCATGGCCGATGAACCGACGGGCAATCTTGATACGAAATCAGGTGACGAAGTTATGGCGATTTTCTCCGAACTCAATTCCCATGGCCGGACCATTATTTTGGTTACTCATGAACCTGAAATCGCTGATTATGCCGGACGAGTTGTACATGTCCGGGACGGACTTATTGAGCGAGACGAATGGAAAGTGAGGTGA
- a CDS encoding efflux RND transporter periplasmic adaptor subunit, giving the protein MSLVWGKIVRYKIWIITLVILLIVAGVAMYLYKGRTVPTPVGATVQVERGNIVSAVSATGTISPVNLVDVSSKISGLIEEVKVKENDQVTVGQVLLVLDDTHLQALVNQAKARLANTASIYERTQRLEAVGAVTAQQLDTSRSDYSVAQASYDDAISQLNDTVIRSPINGRVIGKPTPAGQAVAPGVSTPMVLLTIADMSKMQIETQVDESDIGKMQVGQKVTFTVDAYPTKTFSGVVANVSQKATVVSNVVYYKVLVDVDAAENLLKPTMTARVSIHVADSNNTLVVPLAAVKSNNGEQYVVVVKNGKTQNTPVTTGITSDSKVEILSGLAEGDQVLASSAKTQSTNNTKGGGGIIPGGPRGM; this is encoded by the coding sequence ATGTCCTTAGTATGGGGAAAAATAGTACGTTATAAAATATGGATTATTACTCTGGTGATTCTATTGATAGTGGCTGGAGTTGCGATGTATTTATACAAAGGGAGAACGGTGCCCACTCCAGTGGGGGCGACGGTACAGGTTGAGCGTGGCAATATTGTTTCCGCGGTTTCCGCCACAGGAACGATTTCACCTGTTAATCTAGTTGACGTAAGTTCAAAAATTTCTGGTTTGATTGAAGAAGTAAAGGTGAAGGAAAATGACCAAGTTACAGTGGGACAAGTATTGTTAGTATTAGACGATACCCATCTACAGGCACTTGTAAACCAAGCAAAGGCTAGGTTAGCCAATACTGCCAGTATCTATGAACGTACTCAGCGCTTAGAAGCAGTTGGGGCAGTAACAGCGCAGCAGCTTGATACAAGTCGCAGTGACTACAGTGTAGCGCAGGCATCCTATGATGATGCAATCTCTCAATTAAATGACACGGTGATTCGTTCTCCTATCAATGGGCGGGTTATTGGTAAACCAACGCCAGCTGGCCAAGCAGTAGCGCCAGGTGTATCCACACCAATGGTCTTGCTGACAATCGCTGACATGTCCAAAATGCAGATTGAAACACAAGTTGATGAGTCGGACATTGGGAAAATGCAAGTAGGACAGAAAGTGACGTTTACAGTGGATGCATATCCAACGAAGACTTTTAGTGGTGTTGTAGCAAACGTTTCTCAAAAAGCCACGGTCGTATCCAATGTCGTTTATTATAAAGTGCTAGTTGATGTAGACGCTGCAGAGAATTTATTAAAACCTACCATGACGGCTAGAGTTTCGATTCATGTGGCAGATAGTAATAATACTTTGGTCGTACCTTTGGCTGCTGTTAAATCAAATAACGGTGAACAGTACGTGGTTGTTGTAAAAAATGGCAAAACACAAAATACACCAGTTACAACTGGAATCACTAGTGACTCCAAAGTCGAAATATTGAGCGGATTAGCAGAAGGTGACCAAGTGTTAGCCAGTTCGGCTAAAACACAATCAACAAATAATACCAAGGGCGGCGGTGGTATAATTCCTGGTGGCCCACGAGGGATGTAA
- a CDS encoding TolC family protein has protein sequence MLQKKIRVKPVVSLLATGLLVLNTAISFAATSELSLDESIALALQNNPSIKMALADKDKAFWGIKETEAGNLPTVSLGSSGNRSGAEGAASNDSFNTSLKVNWPLYTGGRVEGLVDQAKSNANIASVGVEKVKEQVKLDTTTAYFSVLQNNNLIKVNQETVNSLTEHLKNVRAQFEVGTVAKSDVLRSEVELANAQQNLTKAQNAYDVSVASFNNIIGMPLDSQNTMKDDLAYVQYGMTLDDSIQMALQKRPEIIQSQETIDAAKAGMKVADSGKMPTVAVSGTQGWNGSNFPGDKSNWSVGVSANWNVFDAGVTNSKIKQAKAAMDKVNEGDLQTRTGVELEVRQAYSSMKEAEARIETSKVAVGKATEDLKASQAKYYAGVGTNLDVIDAQMSLTQADTNSIQALYDYNVNKAKLEKAVGIGVE, from the coding sequence ATGTTACAAAAGAAAATTCGAGTAAAACCTGTTGTTTCGTTACTAGCAACTGGATTGCTGGTGTTAAATACAGCAATATCCTTCGCTGCTACGTCAGAACTATCATTAGATGAAAGTATTGCGTTGGCATTACAAAATAACCCTTCCATTAAGATGGCCCTTGCTGATAAGGATAAAGCCTTCTGGGGCATAAAAGAAACAGAAGCAGGGAATTTGCCAACCGTATCTTTAGGCAGTAGCGGCAACCGTTCTGGTGCAGAGGGAGCAGCATCCAACGATAGTTTTAATACGTCTCTCAAGGTAAACTGGCCTTTATATACGGGAGGAAGAGTGGAAGGCTTAGTTGATCAAGCGAAATCCAATGCCAACATAGCCAGTGTTGGTGTAGAGAAGGTAAAGGAACAGGTAAAGTTAGATACAACAACTGCTTATTTTAGTGTGTTGCAAAATAATAATTTGATAAAAGTAAATCAAGAAACAGTGAACAGCCTGACAGAGCATTTAAAAAATGTGAGAGCACAATTTGAAGTCGGAACCGTTGCAAAGTCCGATGTGCTGCGTTCTGAAGTAGAACTGGCGAACGCTCAGCAGAACTTAACCAAAGCACAGAATGCCTATGATGTATCTGTTGCAAGTTTTAACAATATAATCGGTATGCCACTTGATAGCCAAAACACGATGAAAGATGATCTCGCTTATGTTCAATATGGAATGACTCTAGATGATAGTATTCAAATGGCATTACAAAAGAGACCTGAAATTATTCAATCTCAGGAGACGATAGATGCAGCCAAAGCAGGCATGAAAGTTGCCGATAGTGGAAAAATGCCAACAGTAGCTGTTAGTGGGACGCAAGGCTGGAATGGCTCTAATTTCCCAGGCGACAAGAGTAATTGGTCTGTTGGGGTTTCAGCCAACTGGAATGTATTTGATGCCGGAGTTACCAATTCTAAAATTAAACAGGCCAAAGCAGCTATGGATAAGGTAAATGAAGGGGACCTTCAAACTCGCACAGGAGTAGAGTTAGAAGTTCGTCAAGCTTATTCCAGCATGAAGGAAGCAGAAGCTCGTATTGAAACTTCCAAAGTGGCAGTAGGTAAAGCAACAGAAGATCTAAAAGCTTCTCAAGCAAAATATTATGCTGGTGTAGGAACAAACTTGGATGTTATTGATGCTCAGATGTCTCTAACGCAAGCTGATACCAATTCAATTCAGGCACTATATGACTACAATGTGAATAAAGCCAAGCTAGAAAAAGCTGTAGGTATCGGCGTGGAATAA
- a CDS encoding ATP-binding protein: protein MFQKTLRKLTVLNSIVFLLIFIVFGGMLYGYIARQLFDDIDESMEEKVEAFRLVNGRPRLGGAQTPLFDSRILIFLQDVEGNVINPYPFPIEGISSEILTSLADGGSQWQTRKIQDHAYRLRTFPYSNQDNVLIKDRKEYRIKELLGVSIVDFEVTMLHRFLLVIVTGQIIGMTAIILAGYFLARRALVPIQAAWEKQYQFVADASHELRTPLTVIKSNAELLLRYPEHTIELETIRIRNVIRETIRMSKLVSTLLTLARADADEIEIQAVPVILNEVIQNVVEQFEPLVQMQKMKLKVDCSELISLVADKERLQQLFVILMDNAIKYTSEFGCISISCRKQSSQVVIKVIDTGIGIESKDLPYVFNRFFRADKVRTREKGGVGLGLAIAQWIVEKHCGKIWIKSEIGMGTEVYVSLPIEKS from the coding sequence ATGTTCCAAAAAACTCTGCGAAAATTGACTGTTTTAAATTCCATAGTATTTTTATTAATATTCATTGTTTTTGGTGGAATGCTCTATGGATATATAGCACGGCAGTTATTTGATGATATTGATGAGTCAATGGAAGAAAAAGTGGAGGCTTTTCGTCTTGTAAATGGACGCCCAAGGTTAGGGGGAGCGCAAACTCCATTATTTGACTCTCGGATTCTAATTTTTTTACAGGATGTAGAAGGGAATGTTATAAATCCATACCCCTTTCCGATTGAAGGAATTTCCTCGGAGATTCTTACTTCTCTAGCTGATGGGGGAAGTCAATGGCAAACAAGGAAAATACAAGATCACGCTTATCGACTGCGAACCTTTCCCTATTCTAATCAGGATAATGTCTTGATAAAAGACAGGAAGGAATATCGAATTAAAGAATTGCTAGGTGTTAGTATTGTTGACTTTGAGGTAACTATGTTACACCGTTTTTTATTAGTCATCGTAACGGGGCAGATCATTGGTATGACTGCAATTATATTAGCAGGATACTTTTTAGCTCGTCGGGCCTTGGTGCCAATTCAGGCTGCCTGGGAAAAGCAATATCAATTTGTGGCAGACGCATCTCATGAATTACGTACTCCTCTCACCGTAATTAAAAGCAATGCGGAGCTATTATTGCGTTACCCAGAGCACACAATTGAACTAGAAACGATTCGTATCAGAAATGTTATTCGAGAAACGATACGCATGAGTAAACTGGTTTCAACCCTGCTTACCTTAGCTAGGGCCGATGCTGATGAAATAGAGATTCAAGCCGTGCCTGTTATTTTAAATGAAGTAATACAAAATGTTGTGGAGCAATTTGAGCCATTAGTACAAATGCAAAAAATGAAGTTAAAGGTTGATTGTAGTGAATTGATATCTTTAGTAGCTGATAAAGAACGTCTGCAGCAACTTTTTGTTATTCTAATGGATAATGCGATCAAATATACTTCCGAGTTTGGTTGTATCAGTATTAGTTGCCGCAAGCAATCGAGTCAGGTTGTGATCAAAGTGATAGATACAGGGATTGGAATTGAGTCAAAAGATTTACCTTATGTTTTTAATCGCTTTTTTCGTGCTGATAAAGTTCGTACCCGAGAAAAAGGAGGGGTTGGGTTAGGGCTAGCTATCGCCCAATGGATTGTGGAAAAACATTGTGGAAAAATTTGGATAAAAAGCGAAATTGGAATGGGTACAGAAGTTTATGTTTCATTACCAATAGAAAAGTCATAA
- a CDS encoding response regulator transcription factor: MRILVVEDDQMLREVVVDVLKEEKYLIDETGSGEEGLYLALQGVYDLLLLDIMLPEINGLEIVKNLRSQGNAVPILLFTAKDSVQDRVVGLNSGADDYLIKPFAIPELLARIHALLRRTGMGSKEGELGYGDVSINPKLKDGFIGKQALQLTSKEYELLEYLILNQGHILTREQIFDRIWGFESETTIGIVDLYIHYLRKKMASHGGENLIQTIRGAGFMMREK; the protein is encoded by the coding sequence GTGAGAATTTTAGTTGTGGAAGATGATCAGATGCTCAGAGAGGTAGTTGTTGACGTTCTCAAAGAAGAAAAGTATCTGATTGATGAAACAGGCAGCGGTGAAGAAGGATTATATTTAGCATTGCAAGGTGTCTATGATCTGCTACTACTTGATATTATGTTGCCGGAGATTAATGGATTAGAAATTGTGAAAAATTTACGGTCACAAGGTAATGCTGTACCTATTTTGTTATTTACAGCCAAAGATAGTGTGCAAGATAGAGTAGTGGGTTTAAATAGCGGTGCCGATGATTATTTGATAAAACCCTTTGCCATTCCAGAATTATTAGCGAGAATTCATGCTCTATTAAGAAGGACAGGCATGGGGAGCAAGGAAGGGGAGCTAGGTTATGGCGATGTTTCAATAAATCCGAAGCTAAAAGACGGTTTTATAGGAAAGCAGGCTTTGCAATTAACCAGTAAGGAGTATGAACTATTAGAATATCTTATATTAAACCAAGGACATATTTTAACAAGGGAACAAATCTTTGATCGCATATGGGGCTTTGAGTCGGAAACTACAATTGGAATTGTTGATTTATATATTCATTATCTTCGCAAAAAAATGGCATCTCATGGAGGAGAAAATCTAATTCAGACAATTCGGGGAGCGGGTTTTATGATGAGGGAGAAATAA
- a CDS encoding GDSL-type esterase/lipase family protein codes for MKKFKIMTIVLTILLITGIGYAQEGKIQLTWRNAEDAVMYELEVANAPIKNNQKASSKQTVFTKTNISTPGVELNLSSFNGEKLNKLYYRVRPLDLDKNPIAAFSAPVPINKGALNVDKPTITSVLKKNHPVPLYPVYSWIPVLGAASYEVEILNNRPENPNGTEASQYRIRSYTIDGGSGFDCYDTHSYVEPGTYYYRVLARDEKGRAIGKYSDVTSFTVKTGRTKWAVFGDSITHGGGAISNPPSDERFEYVSYLPFPVKNLGRSGDTSEMMVERFEEDVLPFQPQYMFILGGSNSIRGGTSGEAVIANLETIRQKCEENGITPIFLTLPPINPERIQRVFGQPTADNWQVEIEKVNNFVRNQPYAIETYALLANEAGNLPVKYGQDGLHPDISGKKIMARSIQEFLKNHPSFK; via the coding sequence TTGAAGAAATTTAAAATTATGACGATTGTTTTAACAATTTTACTCATAACTGGAATTGGGTATGCTCAAGAAGGCAAAATACAATTAACTTGGCGGAATGCAGAAGATGCCGTTATGTACGAATTAGAAGTTGCCAATGCGCCGATCAAAAATAATCAAAAGGCATCAAGTAAGCAAACTGTTTTTACTAAAACCAACATTTCGACTCCTGGTGTGGAGTTGAATTTATCTTCTTTTAATGGAGAAAAATTAAATAAGCTATATTATCGGGTTCGCCCTTTGGATTTAGATAAAAATCCCATTGCGGCTTTTTCTGCTCCAGTTCCTATCAATAAGGGCGCTCTTAATGTAGACAAACCTACGATTACTTCCGTATTAAAGAAGAATCATCCTGTCCCGCTGTACCCGGTGTATTCCTGGATTCCTGTGTTAGGGGCTGCTTCTTATGAAGTGGAAATTCTCAACAATCGCCCAGAAAACCCAAATGGAACCGAAGCATCCCAGTATAGAATACGTTCTTATACAATAGATGGCGGATCTGGATTTGATTGTTATGATACTCATTCTTATGTGGAACCCGGAACATATTATTATCGTGTCCTCGCCCGTGATGAGAAAGGAAGAGCAATCGGAAAATATTCGGATGTCACTTCCTTTACTGTGAAAACAGGCAGAACAAAATGGGCCGTGTTTGGTGATAGTATTACCCATGGTGGTGGAGCTATCTCTAATCCTCCATCAGATGAACGCTTTGAATATGTGTCTTATTTGCCTTTCCCAGTGAAGAATTTAGGCAGAAGTGGCGATACCAGTGAGATGATGGTAGAGCGTTTTGAAGAGGACGTACTTCCTTTTCAGCCTCAATATATGTTTATTTTAGGTGGTTCAAACAGCATTCGTGGTGGTACCTCAGGGGAGGCAGTTATTGCAAACTTAGAAACAATTCGTCAGAAATGTGAAGAGAACGGAATCACCCCTATCTTTTTAACACTTCCTCCGATTAATCCAGAAAGAATACAACGAGTATTTGGCCAACCTACAGCTGATAACTGGCAAGTAGAAATAGAAAAGGTCAATAATTTTGTTAGGAATCAACCTTATGCCATTGAAACCTATGCATTGTTAGCAAATGAAGCGGGAAATCTACCTGTAAAATATGGACAAGATGGACTGCATCCAGATATTTCGGGTAAAAAAATCATGGCTCGCTCCATTCAAGAATTTCTAAAAAACCACCCCTCTTTTAAATAA
- a CDS encoding pyrimidine/purine nucleoside phosphorylase, whose protein sequence is MEQFENVSIVKQANVYFEGKVTSRTVIFADGSKKTLGIMLPGEYEFGTAAAEIMEIVAGDMEVQFSGDEKWHTYKGGDSFSVDANSKFKLKVTTVVDYCCSYEEK, encoded by the coding sequence ATGGAACAATTTGAAAATGTTTCAATCGTAAAGCAGGCAAATGTATATTTTGAGGGAAAAGTAACTAGCCGGACTGTCATTTTTGCTGATGGAAGTAAAAAGACCCTGGGAATTATGCTGCCTGGTGAATACGAATTTGGTACGGCTGCTGCTGAAATAATGGAAATTGTAGCAGGTGATATGGAGGTTCAGTTTTCTGGCGACGAAAAATGGCATACTTATAAGGGTGGAGACAGCTTTAGCGTAGATGCTAATTCTAAATTTAAGCTCAAGGTAACTACCGTAGTCGATTACTGTTGTTCTTACGAAGAGAAGTAA
- a CDS encoding amino acid racemase, with protein sequence MKICGVVGGMGPEATALFYMKLIKQFTHTKGYPPILMYSVPEPFQVADSFLQCNQGGHLLRELVLEGIQIIQNKVDFCVIPCNTAHIYIHEIREVSKVPLFSIVEETCRHLAAHKIKKVGILATAATIESHLYTRPLYENNIASILPSTYQQAVVSEIICRLVKGEKLESDKMALLAIIENLKQMDAECVILACTDLPILLSQSDTSFPLIDTMDILAEVAKNAIIGEYNVSNTLSTA encoded by the coding sequence TTGAAAATTTGTGGCGTTGTTGGTGGTATGGGGCCAGAAGCTACCGCATTATTTTATATGAAGCTTATTAAGCAATTTACGCATACCAAAGGATATCCTCCCATTCTCATGTATAGTGTCCCTGAGCCCTTTCAAGTTGCTGATAGTTTCTTACAATGTAATCAGGGCGGACACTTACTGCGAGAACTTGTTCTGGAAGGCATTCAAATTATACAAAATAAGGTTGATTTTTGTGTAATTCCTTGTAATACAGCTCATATTTATATTCATGAAATACGCGAAGTTTCTAAAGTTCCGCTTTTTAGCATTGTAGAGGAGACGTGCAGGCATCTAGCAGCCCATAAAATAAAAAAAGTAGGAATTTTAGCCACAGCGGCAACTATCGAGAGCCATTTATATACAAGACCATTATATGAAAATAATATAGCATCTATATTACCTTCGACTTATCAGCAAGCTGTAGTATCAGAAATAATATGCCGACTGGTAAAGGGAGAAAAATTGGAATCTGATAAAATGGCATTACTTGCTATTATTGAGAACCTAAAACAAATGGATGCTGAATGTGTAATATTAGCCTGTACGGATTTACCTATTTTGCTTTCCCAAAGTGATACTAGCTTTCCCCTGATTGATACCATGGATATATTAGCGGAAGTCGCTAAAAATGCAATAATCGGTGAATATAATGTTAGCAATACATTAAGTACTGCATAA
- a CDS encoding GNAT family N-acetyltransferase: MINLEEIDVTSEYKIKFLNATHLEQVLCLQDIIAKTLVDPTIYYVEPAEFFCKQLAIEKSAIGLFNKDQLLGFNMVTFPGLGEDNLGVEFDLPDDELLKVAQIGPAAVHPEHRKKGILDQVAKRHIQVIKEMGYRHVYLTVAPNNYPTIKVFTNHGFFIKQLKLKYNNVLRYILHLDFDKGLIQPQYSVRVTNFDIDSQKFIMSLGFYGYDVVKNDNGFDLIFGYDEIKA, encoded by the coding sequence ATGATAAATCTAGAAGAAATTGACGTTACCTCTGAATATAAGATTAAGTTCTTAAATGCTACTCACTTAGAACAAGTCCTCTGTTTACAAGATATTATTGCAAAAACTTTAGTAGATCCTACAATTTATTATGTGGAGCCAGCTGAATTTTTTTGTAAGCAGCTTGCTATTGAAAAAAGTGCAATAGGTCTTTTTAATAAGGATCAATTATTAGGTTTTAACATGGTTACATTTCCAGGTTTAGGTGAAGATAACCTAGGTGTGGAATTTGACCTTCCAGACGATGAACTTTTGAAAGTTGCTCAAATTGGACCAGCTGCTGTTCACCCAGAACATAGAAAGAAAGGGATTTTGGACCAGGTTGCAAAAAGGCATATTCAAGTTATTAAAGAAATGGGATATAGGCACGTCTATCTTACAGTTGCCCCTAATAATTATCCTACTATAAAAGTTTTCACGAATCATGGTTTTTTCATTAAACAGTTGAAATTAAAATATAACAATGTACTTCGCTATATATTACATTTAGACTTTGACAAAGGCCTGATACAGCCCCAGTATAGTGTGAGAGTAACAAATTTTGATATTGATTCTCAAAAATTTATTATGAGCTTAGGATTTTATGGCTATGATGTTGTAAAAAATGATAATGGATTTGACCTTATTTTTGGTTATGATGAAATCAAAGCATAA
- a CDS encoding ATP-binding protein, translating into MNVKKQSIGNQFIIWTLLVCVLPFVFGGLYIEKVITKQVQENFEYYTYEILSKIHNKINDGSIKPAYEAISLLAMDDRTAELANSVGDRQITMPEMIDSKIYRFFTNSQNIFPRMMAIAIGTDQGGYFEYPSFFSTEGYEPRSRIWYQEALNHRGKAYLTDPYFMQTTEELVVAVARTVERDDKILGVVVAGWNVQELEKEIEEFKIGTSGYVIMLSQNNKIIVCPKHSEWLMKTPQEIGIPQLMDLTDDGKIQHITIEGKEKLASVNTSNISGWKAIAIIDEKELTQKGNQIMTPIFIACFIMLTLILSSIFLITKKYVIKPISGLTEGVAALANGDLEYRVAIEDKNEFGILAEAFNEMARKLKENFKKIQQQNEMILWNTIKQKEIEKQIARLDQLNIIGEMAAGIAHEVRNPMTTVRGFLQILAKKEHDSPHASFYGIMMEELDRANGIISEFLSLAKNKAVNPKYANLNDIITALLPLLQADATVSNKKIVLELSEIPELFIDEKEIRQIILNMVRNGLEAMKEKGEVRIRTYCEDNLVIMAIADQGTGIKAEILENIGIPFQTTKDNGTGLGLPVCYSIAARHNAKISVETGSGGTEFFVKFAIVQNNSKNEGMQS; encoded by the coding sequence ATGAATGTAAAAAAACAATCGATTGGAAATCAATTTATAATATGGACGTTATTAGTGTGTGTGCTGCCTTTTGTTTTTGGCGGATTGTATATTGAGAAAGTGATTACGAAACAGGTACAGGAGAATTTCGAATATTACACCTATGAGATATTAAGCAAAATACATAATAAGATTAATGATGGGTCGATTAAACCAGCATATGAAGCCATATCACTTTTAGCCATGGATGATCGAACAGCAGAACTAGCCAATAGTGTTGGAGATCGACAAATAACAATGCCAGAAATGATTGATTCTAAGATATATCGATTTTTTACTAACTCTCAAAACATATTCCCTCGCATGATGGCTATTGCGATAGGAACAGATCAAGGCGGATATTTTGAGTATCCCAGTTTTTTCTCAACAGAAGGATATGAACCAAGATCACGAATATGGTATCAAGAAGCGCTAAATCATAGGGGAAAGGCTTATTTGACAGATCCTTATTTTATGCAAACAACGGAAGAACTGGTTGTAGCAGTTGCACGCACAGTTGAACGTGATGATAAAATACTGGGTGTTGTAGTTGCGGGCTGGAATGTACAAGAACTGGAAAAAGAAATAGAAGAATTCAAAATTGGAACAAGCGGCTATGTAATCATGTTAAGCCAAAATAATAAAATTATTGTTTGCCCTAAGCATAGTGAATGGTTAATGAAGACTCCACAAGAAATTGGAATTCCTCAATTAATGGATTTAACAGATGATGGGAAAATCCAACACATTACTATTGAAGGCAAAGAAAAATTAGCGTCCGTTAATACTTCTAATATATCTGGATGGAAGGCAATTGCAATTATAGATGAAAAAGAATTAACACAAAAAGGGAATCAAATAATGACGCCAATCTTTATTGCATGCTTTATTATGTTAACGTTAATTTTAAGTTCTATATTTTTAATAACAAAAAAATATGTGATAAAACCAATTAGTGGACTAACAGAGGGAGTTGCAGCTCTAGCTAATGGTGATTTAGAGTATCGAGTAGCCATTGAGGACAAGAATGAGTTTGGCATCTTAGCTGAAGCCTTCAATGAAATGGCAAGGAAATTAAAAGAAAATTTTAAAAAAATTCAACAGCAAAATGAAATGATTTTATGGAATACCATAAAACAAAAAGAAATCGAAAAACAAATTGCCAGGCTGGATCAATTAAATATAATTGGAGAAATGGCAGCAGGGATTGCTCATGAAGTTCGCAATCCCATGACAACGGTCCGGGGTTTTTTGCAAATACTTGCTAAAAAAGAGCATGATTCTCCCCATGCGTCTTTTTACGGCATTATGATGGAAGAATTAGATCGGGCCAATGGGATTATATCCGAGTTTTTATCCTTGGCAAAAAATAAGGCTGTCAATCCTAAATATGCTAATTTAAATGATATAATAACAGCTCTTTTACCTCTCCTTCAAGCAGATGCAACAGTAAGTAATAAGAAGATAGTACTAGAATTAAGTGAGATTCCTGAGTTGTTTATTGATGAAAAAGAGATCAGACAAATTATTCTCAATATGGTACGAAATGGGCTAGAAGCAATGAAAGAAAAAGGGGAGGTAAGAATAAGGACTTATTGCGAAGACAACTTAGTGATTATGGCAATTGCCGATCAAGGTACAGGTATTAAAGCTGAGATTTTAGAGAATATTGGTATCCCATTTCAAACGACAAAGGATAATGGTACAGGATTAGGCTTACCCGTTTGTTATAGTATTGCCGCTAGACATAATGCCAAAATCAGTGTGGAAACAGGATCTGGTGGAACGGAGTTTTTTGTTAAGTTTGCAATAGTTCAAAATAATTCAAAAAATGAGGGGATGCAGTCATGA